The following is a genomic window from Ethanoligenens harbinense YUAN-3.
GAATCGGCGGTGAACGCACACTTTACACGCGCCGCATCCACATCCGGATGGAGCGCTTGCCGGAGGGTGCGTAGCTTGGACAAATCGGCGGGCGTAAAGAAATCGCCCTCGTCCAGCCAAAGCAGAAAGTCGCTCCCTGCGCAGGAGAATGTATTCTGCAGTGTGGCGCAGCGGCTTTTTCCAAGTGTGTATGGGACGATCTGTGCGGAAAAGGTTTGGGCGGTTTCTATGGCGGACGGATTGTTTTCCGGCACGGCGACGATGATTTCCTGCACATGGCGGGCAATCGACTGTAATGTTTCTTTGAGCGGCAGGCCGCCTTTGCGCGCGTAAATGCAAGCGCTGAATGTGGGCAATGTCAACCTCTCCTTGTTTCATAGTTTCATATTATGTAGACCGGACGGGTGCATTCCATCCGTCCGGTCCGGGCGCGGTTTTGTCTGAAAAAACATGGTAAATTTCATGATGATCGGCGGATCGCGTTTTTGCGATTGCCCGTTAGGCGATTTGCGTAATGGTCAAATAAGCGCCCACCTGGCTGCTCAGTGCGAGAGCCGCCCCGGTCACGCGAATCTGGAGCGTGTCGTTGGCTTCCAAACGAAGGATGACAGCGTTGGAGACATGCCCGATGGCGGCGGAGAAGATCAGTTGGGTGCCGTCTACGGCCATGTCATTGCGGTACAGTTGAATGACGGCGTTCAAAGATGCGGTGGTGTTTGCGCCGAAATCAATCAGGTAAACGCCCGCTTTTTCCAGTATGACCGTGTTGGAGTCCACTAATGTGATGTTGCTTGAAGCTGCCGAACCTGCCGTGAATGGGACCAGTTCGTTCAGATACACCGTGTCGGCAGTGGTGGTATAGAACGTCGCAAATGCCTGAGAAAGCGCGGTTCCCGTGGGTCCGGTGGGACCAGTTGGGCCAGTGGCACCTGTGGGGCCGGTAGGGCCCTGCACGCCTTGGATACCCTGCACGCCCTGGATGCCCTGTGGCCCTTGTATGCCCTGCACACCCTGTGGACCTATTGCGCCCGTGGCACCGGTGGAACCTGTGGCGCCCGTTGCGCCCGTTGCGCCTGTGGTACCGGTGGGACCCGTGGCTCCCGTTGCGCCGGTCGGCCCGATAGGACCGGTGGCACCCTGGATGCCTTGGATGCCTTGGATGCCTTGGATGCCTTGGATACCCTGAATACCCTGAATGCCCTGCACGCCTTGTACACCTTGCGGTCCCTGCGGGCCTATCGGTCCGGTAGGACCGGTGGCACCCGTAGCGCCTGTCGCACCAGTTGGTCCGGTAGGCCCGGTGGCGCCCGTAGCGCCTGTCGCACCGGTCGATCCGGTAGGACCGGTGGCACCCGTAGCGCCTGTCGCACCAGTCGGCCCGGTAGGACCGGTGGCACCCGTAGCGCCTGTCGCACCAGTCGGTCCGGTCGGCCCGGTGGCACCCGTAGCGCCTGTTGCGCCGGTCGGCCCGGTAGGACCGGTGGCACCCGTGGCGCCAGTCGCGCCTGTCACACCAGTTGGTCCGGTCGGCCCGGTGGCACCCGTAGCGCCTGTCACACCAGTCGGTCCGGTAGAACCGGTGGCACCCGTAGCGCCTGTCGCACCAGTCGGCCCGGTAGGACCGGTGGCACCCGTAGCGCCTGTCGCACCAGTCGGTCCGGTCGGCCCGGTGGCACCCGTAGAGCCTGTCGCACCAGTCGGCCCGGTAGGACCGGTGGCACCCGTAGCGCCTGTCGCACCGGTAGGGCCGGTGACACCCGTAGCGCCAGTCGCGCCGGTAGGGCCGGTGACACCCGTAGCACCTGTCGCGCCGGTAGGCCCAGTGGCACCCGTTGCGCCTGTTGCGCCTGTCGCACCGGTAGGGCCGGTGACACCCGTAGCGCCAGTCGCACCGGTAGGGCCTGTGGGTCCGGTAGGACCAGTGGCACCCGTTGTGCCTGTCGCGCCGGTCGGCCCTGTGGATCCGGTAGGACCTCTGGCACCAGTCGGTCCGGTAGGTCCGGTCGGTCCGGTAGGACCAATATGACCGGGATGGCACTTATGCCATGGCTCGCATGGGTCATCCCAATTGTCTTTATAATAGTTGCTCATGCTATTCATACCATCCGTTTTATCAGTAAAAATTACACAGGAGAACATGGGGCATATGTCAAAAGGGGACGGGGATATTGCCCTCCTGTACACTCTCAATTTATGAACACGCAGGCAGAAACGTGAAAAATTGCACGGACAAGAGCGTGGGAGATTGAAAAGAGAAGATTTTTCGGGTATCATGTTAAGGAGTGTGCAGATGCGCACATAGACGCCGATTGCCTGTGCATGGAGGGCCGACTTGGATAAAAAACTGGAAAAAACGCTGCGCAGTGTACAGAAACCCGCCCGATATACCGGCGGTGAGTTGGGCAGCGTTTGTAAAAATAAAGAGGAGATCGACATCCGCTTTGCATTCTGTTTCCCCGATTTGTATGAAGTGGGCATGTCCCATCTGGGCATGAAGATATTGTATGGTGTTCTAAATGCAATGGAGGGCGTATGGTGCGAACGCGTCTTCGCTCCTTGGACAGATTTTGAAGCGCAGATGCGCGCGGAGCAGATTTCCCTGTACGCGCTTGAAAGCGGAGATGCGCTGCGCGATTTCGATTTTATCGGCTTTACCCTGATGTATGAAATGAGCTACACGACCGTGCTGGATATGCTGGAACTGGCCGGACTGCCGTTGCGTGCAGAAAACCGCACCGAAACCGACCCGGTGGTGATCTGCGGCGGACCTTGTACCTGCAACCCCGAACCGATGGCGGCGTTTGCCGACCTGTTCGTACTGGGCGAAGGAGAAAAGGTTATCTGTGAAGTGGTTGAACTTTATAGAAAATGCAAACGGGAAAAGCGTGGGAAATCTGCCTTTTTACGCGCTGCGGCGCAGATCGGAGGCGTATATGTGCCCCGGTTTTACGAATCGGTGTATCATGACGACGGAACATTGGCGGAGACGCGCCCGCTAGCGCCCGAAATTCCCGCACGGGTGCGCAAACGGGTGATGCCTGATCTGGACGGCAGCTTTTTCCCAAAACAATTTGTACTTCCGTATGTGGACATTGTGCACGACCGCGCGGTGCTGGAAGTGTTTCGCGGCTGTATCCGCGGCTGCCGGTTCTGCCAGGCGGGATTTATCTATCGCCCCGTGCGGGAAAAGTCGCCGCAGACGCTTTCCACACAGGCGCATGACCTGTGCAGCACCACGGGGTACGATGAGATTTCGGTTGCGTCTTTGTCCACCAGCGATTACACGGGATTGGAACCGCTGCTCGAAGACTTGACGTCCTGGACGGAGCGGGAAAAAATCAACCTTTCTCTACCTTCGTTGCGGGTTGATAATTTTTCGCGGGAGCTGATGGAAAAAGTAAGCGGCGTGCGAAAAAGCGGACTAACGTTTGCGCCCGAGGCCGGCACACAGCGCCTGCGTGACGCCATCAACAAGAACGTGACGGAAGAGGAAATCCTGCGCACCTGTCGGTTGGCGTTTGAGGGCGGGTGGACCAGTGTCAAGCTGTATTTCATGCTGGGCTTGCCCACCGAAACCATGGAGGATGTGGAGGGCATCGCCTGCCTGGCGCAAAAGGTGGTGGATACGTTTTACCACATGCCGGAAAAACCCAAGGGCAAGGCTGTGCACGTCAGCGTGAGCGTGTCCACTTTTGTGCCGAAACCGTTCACACCGTTCCAATGGGAGCCGCAGGATACGCGCGAGACTATCACGGAAAAGCAGCGGCATCTGCGGGCCTGCATCAAGAGCAGGAAAATTTCACTCAGCTGCCATGAACCGCGCATCAGTTTTCTGGAAGCCGTGCTGGCGCGAGGTGACCGCAGGCTGGCCGATGTGCTTGAGCAGGCGTATCGTCTGGGTTGCCGGCTCGACAGTTGGAACGAATGCTTTGATTTTGATAAATGGATGGAAGCGTTTGCACGTACGGGCGTTGACCCCGCGTTTTATGCCAACAGGAAACGAGCTGAAGCAGAAACCATGCCGTGGGACCATCTGGACTACGGGGTGGATAAAGCGTTTTTATGGCGGGAGCATGAAAAGGCTTTCCGCAGCGTGACTTCCCCCAACTGCCGGGAAGCCTGCAGCGCCTGCGGTTCCACACGTCTGGAAGGAGGGTGCCCACTGTGCAGCCGTTGAGGATCCGGTTTGAAAAAAGGGGGCGCGCCCGCTTTATCTCCCATCTGGACATGATTCGCTGTATGTCCCGCGCGTTGCGTCGGGCGGGTATCCCGGTGTGGTATACCCAGGGATTTAATCCGCACCCCTACATTACGTTTGCACTGCCGCTTTCTCTGTTCTATGAGAGTGACTGCGAGGTGATGGACATGCGGCTGGATGGCGAGATGCCGTTTGACGAGGTGCGTGCTCGCATGGATGCGGAGATGCCGGAAGGCATCCGCATCACCGGCGCCGCTCCGCCGCAGATGAAAACGACTGAAATTGAGCAGGCTTCCTATACGATGCAACTGGAGTATCCGGGACGTACCGCCGGCCAGCTCGAGAAGAAATGGCAGGACTTGCTGGCCCTGCCCACCGTACCCGTCGAGAAGAAATCCAAACGCGGTCTGCACGAGATCAATATGCGGCCGTATCTGGCACAGGCGGAAATAACAGCGCAGGATGGAATGCTTTCCATCCGGTCGTTGCTTCCCGCGGGGCAGCAGGAAACGATCAATCCGGGCTGCATTGCCGCTGCGCTTGTGCGGCATACAGGGCTGGAGCCCTATCTTGACCACATCTGCCGCACCGGCATTTTCGATGCGCAGATGCGCTCTTTCCACTGAAACATACCTGCCGGAGAGCGGTTCTCGGGCAGTGGAATATACTGGAAGACCGCGCGCGGACGGCAGGGGAGACCCTGCCGTTTTTCTGCGCCTGCTCGTGACGTTCGTTCTCTTTTCCACATACCATAAGAATGGTTTGATACAAATCGCTGATGAACCCAGCGTGCCAAAGCGGTGCTTTCTTCGTCCTGCGGCGTCATAATGCCCGAGATGCATCCAGTATTTCTGTGCGTTGTTTCTTGCAGGCCCCAAAACGCTCGCTCTGTTATCATCGCCTTTATCGAATATTCGTATGATTTTTGGTTTGTGCAAAGGAGAAAAAGAATGCGTCGCAAGCTGTTTTGGATACAGGCGGCCATGCTTGCATTGTGGCTGTCTGTCTGTACCCAAGTCTATGCGGCCACGCCTCCCGCTGGGAACGCCAATTTTTCCGTCGTGGACCTGTACCACGGTGATACGGTCAACGACTGGACGGCGCTGCGCGGGCAGGTGCAGGCGTTATATATCAAAGCAACGGAAGGGACAAGTTTCACCGATCCCAAAGCGGGTGCTTTTGCTCAAAGCGCCCAAACGACAGGACTGCCGTTTGGGCTTTATCACTACCTGTGGCCGCGCGCCGATGTATCTTACGGCACCGCACAGGCGGATTATTTCTATAGCAGGATCAAGAATTATCCCTATGCCTGTGTGCCGGCGGTGGATGTGGAGGAAAGTGCGGGACTGTCCGGCACCGTAATCAGCGCCAATGTGCGTGCCTTCGCGGAAGAATTCCTCCGCCTTTCCGGGCAGGCGGTCATGATCTATGCCGGCCGGAATTTTATCAACAACTATCTGAACAGTCCTTTGGGCGCCTACCGTCTGTGGATCGCGCAATACGGCGTGTCGGCGCCGGGCAGCAACAATGTTTTTTCGTCCTACACCATGTGGCAATATACGAATTCCATGCGGGTGGCGGGGATATCCCAACCGGTTGACGGCAATCTGGCCACCAGCGGGATTTTTTTATCCAATTCCTCCGGGAGCGGCGTCGGCTCCGCAAGCGGGTGGGACCGGGATGTCTACCGTGTAAACGCGATGCCATATGCTTGGAACGCAGTCGCGGGAGCGGATATGGATGTTTTGGACCGCTACGGCAACCGGGTATCCGGGCATCTGGTGGACACCGGAGATCACGTCTGCATTCTTAGCGTGGACTATGCAAGGCAGCTTGCCGAGGTCGTCTATCCGCTGAACAGCGGCGGTTATGCACACGGCTACGTTTCCAACCGGCAGAATCTGTTCCACAACCGCTATTACATGCGCTGGCGGAACGGTAGCACCAACGAGCCTGTCTATGAGGCATCGGGCGCGCGTATTGGAACGATCTTTCCCTATGAACATGCTACGCCGCTCTATGCGGTAAAAGGCGGCATGATGGTAGTATATAACACTGCAAAGGGCAGCGAAACCAAATCCGGTATCGTGCATTACAAAGATGGATTCTCATTCTGAATCACCGGGCCTTGTTTTATCTGACGAAAAAACGCATTGGATCCCTTTACGGAGCTGTTTTTCAACAGCTCCGTTTTTTCAAACAAAGCAAAACAACTGGAAAACGGGGGCGGGGAAAAGAGAAAGCCTGTCCCCTTTTTGGTTCTAAAGTGGGACAACACTCCATATGTTGGTGGGGAGAGGGGATGGTTGCATGATGGAGCGCGAAATGGCCATACGATTCGACGAAGCTACCGCAAGCCTCGGGGCAATCGGCACGGCGCTGCGCAAGCTGCCTGAGCGGGTACGCGCACGGGTGCAGGAGGTACGCCTGCGTGCCGGGCGACCGGTGGTGCTCGCACTGGCCGGGCAGGATCTTTACCTCACATGCGCGGGCACGGTGTCGGAGCGTCCGGGTGAGCATGTGCTCACAGCCATGCGCCCGCAGCTGGAAGAAGCTTTCCGCTTGATTTGCGATAGCTCGGTCTATGCGCACCAGCATGAGATCCGCTGCGGATTCGTCACGCTGAGGGGCGGGCATCGGGCGGGTCTGTGTGGCACCGCCGTTTTACAGGGCGGCACGGTGTCCAACCTGCGCGATATATCCGGCATTAACCTGCGCATCGCCAGGGAGTTCCGTGGTGCGGCGGACGGACTGCTCGCTGCCATTGGGACGAGCGGGCGCGTTCGTGGGACCATTCTGGCCGGCCCGCCTGGCTGCGGAAAAACCACAGTGCTGCGAGACCTGGCGCGCCAGCTTTCCAACGGTGTATCGGGGCGGTGCCGGGTTTCCGTTGTGGATGAGCGCGGGGAGATCGCCGCCACCTTCAAAGGCGTGCCGCAGAATGACATTGGCCAGTGCGATGTGCTCGATGGATATCCAAAGGGTGAGGGCATTTTGCAGGCGGTGCGCTGCCTCTCTCCGGACGTGGTGATCTGCGATGAAATAGGAGGCGAGACCGACGCCCGCGCGGTGGCGGCCAGCCTGAACGCGGGCGTGGCGGTCATCGCCAGCGCGCACGCTGCCAAAATGGAGGAACTGTTCGCGCGCCCGCCGATGCGCGCGGTGCTGGAGACCGGGGCGTTTGTGCAGGCGGCGCTGCTTTGCGGGCGTGACCGGCCGGGACAGGTCAAAGCGTTTTATCGGGAAGGTGAACTGCATGATTTTCAAATTTCTGGGTCTGGTAGTGCTCTTTGGCGTCTGCACGACGGCCGGGCTTCTTAAATCGGCGTCGTTTTCCAAACGGGTGCGGCAACTGGAGGGCTTTACCGGCGCGCTTGATTCCATTGCCACCGAGATTCGTTATTTTGCCGCGCCGCTCGAGGATATCATGGCCAAATGCGACGCCCTGCCGGAATACGGTGAACTACGCGTATTCGGTCTGTGCCGGAAGATATTCATGGAAGAGCGGGACTTTCCCGCCGCGTGGGAAAAGGCGCTCGGGCAGGCAAAGCCGTCCCTCGCGCTGGATGCGGGCGATCACGAGGCGCTGTCGTGGTTCGGGCGGGTGCTCGGCACCACCGATGTGGACGGGCAGACCGCCAACTGCGCGCGATACGGTGAGCTGCTTCGGCAGCGTCTGGAGCGCGCGAGGGAAGACCGGGCCAGGCGCGGCAAAATGTATACCTCTTTGGGCGTGCTGGCGGGAATCTTTTTGGTGGTTATTTTATTTTGACGGCAGGCCCGCCCGTGTTTGGCGCGGCTGAACCTTTTGCGGAACCGTAAATTTCCATAATGCCCGCGGCCGGAGGCGGCGGGGATGGAGGATTGTCAATGGACATCAATCTTGTTTTTCGGATCGCCGCCATCGGCATCATTGTTTCGGTGCTCAACCAGGTGCTCATCCGCTCGGGCAGGGAAGAGCAGGCCACCATGACCACGCTTGCCGGGCTGATCGTTGTGCTGTTCATGATTATCCAGCAGATCAGCCACCTGTTCGACACGGTGAAATCCCTGTTCGGGCTGTGACGCATGCGGCGGAGGTCAAAGATGGACATGTTACATATCGCCGGCATTGCCGTGACGGTGGCCGCCTTCGCGGTACTGCTGCGGCAATATCGTAAGGAATACGCGCTTATGCTGGGGCTGACAGCCGGTGTGCTGCTCTTTGGATTCATCCTTTCCAAAGCGACGCCGGTGTTTGCGGAACTGAACCACCTGACTGAGCAGGCGCGCATCAACAAGACGTATGTTTCGGTACTTATCAAATCGCTGGGCATCTGTTTTGTCACCCAACTGGCGGCAGACACCTGCAGGGACGCCGGGGAGACGGCGGTGGCGGGCAAGGTGGAGATGGCGGGTAAATTCGCCGTGCTGCTGGTGGCGCTGCCGTTGTTCGGGCAGATTGCGGAATTGGCGATCGGCTTGCTGGCCGGCTGACGTCTTTTTTGAAAGGGG
Proteins encoded in this region:
- a CDS encoding TIGR03936 family radical SAM-associated protein: MQPLRIRFEKRGRARFISHLDMIRCMSRALRRAGIPVWYTQGFNPHPYITFALPLSLFYESDCEVMDMRLDGEMPFDEVRARMDAEMPEGIRITGAAPPQMKTTEIEQASYTMQLEYPGRTAGQLEKKWQDLLALPTVPVEKKSKRGLHEINMRPYLAQAEITAQDGMLSIRSLLPAGQQETINPGCIAAALVRHTGLEPYLDHICRTGIFDAQMRSFH
- a CDS encoding stage III sporulation protein AB; translated protein: MIFKFLGLVVLFGVCTTAGLLKSASFSKRVRQLEGFTGALDSIATEIRYFAAPLEDIMAKCDALPEYGELRVFGLCRKIFMEERDFPAAWEKALGQAKPSLALDAGDHEALSWFGRVLGTTDVDGQTANCARYGELLRQRLERAREDRARRGKMYTSLGVLAGIFLVVILF
- a CDS encoding SpoIIIAC/SpoIIIAD family protein, with the protein product MDMLHIAGIAVTVAAFAVLLRQYRKEYALMLGLTAGVLLFGFILSKATPVFAELNHLTEQARINKTYVSVLIKSLGICFVTQLAADTCRDAGETAVAGKVEMAGKFAVLLVALPLFGQIAELAIGLLAG
- a CDS encoding collagen-like triple helix repeat-containing protein; translated protein: MQGIQGIQGIQGIQGIQGIQGIQGATGPIGPTGATGATGPTGTTGATGATGATGSTGATGAIGPQGVQGIQGPQGIQGVQGIQGVQGPTGPTGATGPTGPTGPTGTALSQAFATFYTTTADTVYLNELVPFTAGSAASSNITLVDSNTVILEKAGVYLIDFGANTTASLNAVIQLYRNDMAVDGTQLIFSAAIGHVSNAVILRLEANDTLQIRVTGAALALSSQVGAYLTITQIA
- a CDS encoding glycoside hydrolase family 25 protein, with protein sequence MRRKLFWIQAAMLALWLSVCTQVYAATPPAGNANFSVVDLYHGDTVNDWTALRGQVQALYIKATEGTSFTDPKAGAFAQSAQTTGLPFGLYHYLWPRADVSYGTAQADYFYSRIKNYPYACVPAVDVEESAGLSGTVISANVRAFAEEFLRLSGQAVMIYAGRNFINNYLNSPLGAYRLWIAQYGVSAPGSNNVFSSYTMWQYTNSMRVAGISQPVDGNLATSGIFLSNSSGSGVGSASGWDRDVYRVNAMPYAWNAVAGADMDVLDRYGNRVSGHLVDTGDHVCILSVDYARQLAEVVYPLNSGGYAHGYVSNRQNLFHNRYYMRWRNGSTNEPVYEASGARIGTIFPYEHATPLYAVKGGMMVVYNTAKGSETKSGIVHYKDGFSF
- the spoIIIAC gene encoding stage III sporulation protein AC, coding for MDINLVFRIAAIGIIVSVLNQVLIRSGREEQATMTTLAGLIVVLFMIIQQISHLFDTVKSLFGL
- a CDS encoding TIGR03960 family B12-binding radical SAM protein, which produces MDKKLEKTLRSVQKPARYTGGELGSVCKNKEEIDIRFAFCFPDLYEVGMSHLGMKILYGVLNAMEGVWCERVFAPWTDFEAQMRAEQISLYALESGDALRDFDFIGFTLMYEMSYTTVLDMLELAGLPLRAENRTETDPVVICGGPCTCNPEPMAAFADLFVLGEGEKVICEVVELYRKCKREKRGKSAFLRAAAQIGGVYVPRFYESVYHDDGTLAETRPLAPEIPARVRKRVMPDLDGSFFPKQFVLPYVDIVHDRAVLEVFRGCIRGCRFCQAGFIYRPVREKSPQTLSTQAHDLCSTTGYDEISVASLSTSDYTGLEPLLEDLTSWTEREKINLSLPSLRVDNFSRELMEKVSGVRKSGLTFAPEAGTQRLRDAINKNVTEEEILRTCRLAFEGGWTSVKLYFMLGLPTETMEDVEGIACLAQKVVDTFYHMPEKPKGKAVHVSVSVSTFVPKPFTPFQWEPQDTRETITEKQRHLRACIKSRKISLSCHEPRISFLEAVLARGDRRLADVLEQAYRLGCRLDSWNECFDFDKWMEAFARTGVDPAFYANRKRAEAETMPWDHLDYGVDKAFLWREHEKAFRSVTSPNCREACSACGSTRLEGGCPLCSR
- the spoIIIAA gene encoding stage III sporulation protein AA yields the protein MMEREMAIRFDEATASLGAIGTALRKLPERVRARVQEVRLRAGRPVVLALAGQDLYLTCAGTVSERPGEHVLTAMRPQLEEAFRLICDSSVYAHQHEIRCGFVTLRGGHRAGLCGTAVLQGGTVSNLRDISGINLRIAREFRGAADGLLAAIGTSGRVRGTILAGPPGCGKTTVLRDLARQLSNGVSGRCRVSVVDERGEIAATFKGVPQNDIGQCDVLDGYPKGEGILQAVRCLSPDVVICDEIGGETDARAVAASLNAGVAVIASAHAAKMEELFARPPMRAVLETGAFVQAALLCGRDRPGQVKAFYREGELHDFQISGSGSALWRLHDGRAS